The genomic segment GGCGCAGGTAGTACTCGTCCTCACCGATCGGCGGGCAAAGCGACAGACCATCGGCCCCGCCTCGCAGAAAAATGTAAACAAGCACATCGCGCGTCGAACAGAAATCGTCGGCCAGCGCCACGCGCGGCAGCCACGCCGGGGCGGACGCCGCCAGCGCGGTTCCTCCTGCGGCCGCCATGAACTGGCGCCGCGTCAGTTGCAGGTATTCGCTGCATCCCTGGCAGTCCGCGTGGCTCATTCCAGCACCTCTTTACCCCAAATCTGCCGCACCATGGATCGAATCATTCCCATTGGAACGATGGCGATGCCACCGCCAACCCCACGGCTTCGCGCTGCCGCGCCGGCGAGGTTGGATCCACCGCCAAGTAGTCACGCACCAAGGTCTTTTCCGTGGCGGTCATGCCGTATGGGAACAACCGCGACTCGATGCGATCGGCCATGCTGTCGGCTGACGACGCACCACTCATGAAGACGCTGATATCAAAGTTGACCTGGAACATTCCAAACGACCCCAGCGTGGAGGCAAAGGCCCAGCGAGGGGTGAGGAGGTTGGCCCAGAAATCCAACGATTCCGGAAAACCATCCGGCGGACCCCAATGGAAGGGCTGGTGCCCGCAGTCGGACATCAGGTTTCGCAATTGCGTCGTCCAGCCTTGGGGGAAGTCCACCACGTCGGCACCGGTCGCGCGAAACGCAGAGGTAAACAAATTAAACGGTCGCTTCAGCTTGGGAGGCGCCGATTGCGGATCGATGCTGTTGAACAGCGTGCGAAGCATGGCCTTGATGTCGCCGCCGGTCGCGGTGTAGGTTTGCGCCACGCTGTTGACCAAGCTGACCGGCGGGTTGTAGTCGTAAAACCGCCGGCAGAGCTTCCTGGACACGAACTGCGCGGTGCTCGGGTGATTCGCGAGAATATCGAGCACGATCTGGCCGTCGTTCATGCCTCCACCCGCGGGAATGGTGTACCCCAGAACGGTCTTGGGACCGTTGTCGTGCTTGTGCGGGTAGTACAAGAACGTCAATGCGTTGCTGGTCCCGTCGGCGCCGTTGGTGCCCCAGCCGGTGAAGCAGCGAGCGACTTCCATCACGTCCTGCTGCGTATAACCGCCGTCCACGCCGAGCGTGTGCAATTCCAGCAACTCGCGGGCGTAGTTCTCGTTGATCGACCACCAGGCATTCTCGAAATTGTTCAAATAAAGCAGCATCGGCACGCTGCGGGCGCTGGCGTTCAGCATGTCGGGAAACTTGCCCAGGGCATGCGGCATCACCACGTCCCGCACGTCCACGTATCGCAGCCAGGCGTTCATTTCGTTCGTGATGCTGATGTGAAAATGGTCGGTCCAGAACTCCACCATCTTCTGATACAACTGTCGCTTACTGTGCACCGAGCGGATAAAGGTCGATTCCACCACCTGGTGGATGATGTAGCTCGGCATCGAAATCGAATACAGCTGCGCCGGCGTCAGCCGAAGATACAAGTAAGGAATCAAACGCTGCGTCAGGGCCGAATCGTCAATGGCCGCGTGGTTGAGCTGATACTCCAGGTAGCCGTGGTATCCCAGTTGATCCGCCCGCGTCTGCTCGGCCTGCGTCCAGCCATACGTCAGCCGGTTTATCAACCAGCGCGTCGCGCTCGTCGAGGGCGCCGCCTGCGCCGCCCGCTGCGCCAGCGTCGAAGCCATCAACGCGCCGAAGAGCAGCTTGCGACGGGAGAGAAAATCAGCCTCCGGTTCCCTTGGGCGACCGGCGCTCTTTGACCGC from the Planctomycetia bacterium genome contains:
- a CDS encoding DUF1800 domain-containing protein → MRLAQWMAEQAGISWAEVLGDASTEAAVSRSKSAGRPREPEADFLSRRKLLFGALMASTLAQRAAQAAPSTSATRWLINRLTYGWTQAEQTRADQLGYHGYLEYQLNHAAIDDSALTQRLIPYLYLRLTPAQLYSISMPSYIIHQVVESTFIRSVHSKRQLYQKMVEFWTDHFHISITNEMNAWLRYVDVRDVVMPHALGKFPDMLNASARSVPMLLYLNNFENAWWSINENYARELLELHTLGVDGGYTQQDVMEVARCFTGWGTNGADGTSNALTFLYYPHKHDNGPKTVLGYTIPAGGGMNDGQIVLDILANHPSTAQFVSRKLCRRFYDYNPPVSLVNSVAQTYTATGGDIKAMLRTLFNSIDPQSAPPKLKRPFNLFTSAFRATGADVVDFPQGWTTQLRNLMSDCGHQPFHWGPPDGFPESLDFWANLLTPRWAFASTLGSFGMFQVNFDISVFMSGASSADSMADRIESRLFPYGMTATEKTLVRDYLAVDPTSPARQREAVGLAVASPSFQWE